A part of Halobacillus shinanisalinarum genomic DNA contains:
- the ftsW gene encoding putative lipid II flippase FtsW has protein sequence MLQRLKTFDFTLLFAPIALVSFGTVMVYSASMVYGPVVLDVPSNHYLVRQLQWMTLGVIVLFLISMFPYRHLKRLSKLSVLLMILLLVGLFFFGSTVNNARSWYDLGPMSFQPAEFVKIGIIIYLASVYANKRKYIGDFAKAVLPPLVIISVLLGLIILQPDIGSAAIIGLLASIIIMNSGIKGKHILLLTVVTGGILLLAGSQLITDERLNRFSGAYQPFESPDSDGYHLIQSYVAIATGGITGEGLGQGVQKLGYLPEPHTDFIMAVIAEELGFIGVIITVGLLATIVLRGLYISWRCKDAFGSLLALGISSLFAIQAFINLGAMSGLLPITGVTLPLVSYGGSSLLIMMASLGILNNIARTVKVKEEERQETHEPLRQQPVQQRTKPQGVRRWQS, from the coding sequence ATGTTACAACGTTTAAAAACCTTTGACTTCACACTGTTGTTTGCACCTATTGCACTTGTCTCTTTCGGCACAGTCATGGTTTATAGTGCAAGTATGGTTTACGGACCAGTCGTCCTTGATGTGCCAAGTAATCACTACTTAGTTAGGCAGCTGCAATGGATGACGCTGGGAGTAATTGTCTTGTTCCTTATATCCATGTTTCCTTATCGGCACTTGAAGCGACTTTCTAAGCTGTCGGTGTTATTGATGATTCTTTTATTAGTAGGATTATTTTTCTTTGGTTCCACAGTTAATAATGCTCGCTCCTGGTATGATTTAGGGCCGATGAGCTTCCAGCCAGCTGAATTTGTGAAAATCGGGATAATTATTTATTTAGCCTCTGTATACGCAAATAAACGAAAGTATATAGGTGATTTTGCCAAGGCGGTACTCCCGCCCTTGGTTATTATTTCGGTTCTATTAGGGTTGATCATTCTGCAGCCTGATATTGGCTCGGCTGCCATTATTGGTTTGCTCGCAAGTATCATCATTATGAACTCCGGAATTAAAGGTAAGCACATATTACTTCTGACCGTCGTTACTGGCGGTATTCTATTACTGGCAGGTTCACAGCTTATAACCGACGAAAGGCTCAATAGGTTTTCGGGAGCTTATCAACCGTTTGAGTCACCAGATAGTGATGGCTATCATCTCATTCAATCCTATGTGGCTATTGCTACAGGCGGGATAACGGGCGAAGGATTAGGGCAAGGTGTACAAAAATTAGGTTATTTGCCGGAACCCCATACAGATTTTATTATGGCGGTTATTGCTGAGGAATTAGGTTTTATAGGTGTCATTATTACCGTGGGCTTGTTAGCGACCATTGTCTTAAGAGGATTGTACATATCCTGGCGATGTAAAGATGCATTTGGTTCCTTGCTGGCATTGGGAATATCCTCATTATTTGCAATTCAGGCTTTTATTAATTTAGGAGCCATGAGTGGGCTATTGCCCATTACCGGGGTAACTTTGCCGCTTGTTAGTTATGGAGGCTCATCATTATTAATTATGATGGCATCCCTAGGTATTCTTAATAATATTGCAAGAACTGTAAAGGTGAAAGAAGAAGAGAGACAAGAAACTCATGAACCGTTAAGACAACAACCAGTCCAACAACGTACAAAACCACAAGGAGTGAGAAGATGGCAGAGTTAA
- a CDS encoding inositol monophosphatase family protein, with protein sequence MDKIQRDQLYTQAREWVLEAGQRIRSKIDDPRTIETKSNANDLVTEMDQETEQFFAERIRETYEDHLVFGEEGFGDEIKSLDGTIWIIDPIDGTMNFVHQKRNFAISVGIYQDGIGEIGIIYNVMEDTIYTAKRGEGAYKNNRQLAQLPEESLLKQAIFALNTTWMLPENPYVSHQGIHELVKTLRSTRTYGSAALEFAFVAEGVIDGYLTMTLMPWDIAAGMVILKEVGGTVTTADGQEVDMLNKTTILACHPMLHEEVLETFVDLKE encoded by the coding sequence ATGGATAAAATTCAAAGAGACCAACTATATACACAGGCTAGGGAATGGGTTCTGGAAGCAGGTCAGCGAATTAGAAGTAAAATAGATGATCCGAGAACAATTGAAACGAAATCCAATGCGAACGACTTAGTCACAGAGATGGACCAGGAAACAGAACAATTTTTTGCCGAGAGAATTAGAGAAACATATGAGGACCATCTCGTTTTCGGTGAAGAGGGTTTTGGTGATGAAATTAAGAGTCTTGATGGAACCATATGGATTATTGATCCTATAGATGGGACAATGAATTTCGTTCATCAAAAGAGGAATTTTGCTATTTCAGTTGGAATATATCAGGACGGAATTGGCGAAATCGGCATTATTTATAATGTGATGGAGGATACAATCTATACCGCTAAAAGAGGCGAGGGAGCTTACAAAAATAATCGTCAGCTGGCTCAGCTTCCTGAGGAAAGTCTGTTAAAACAAGCTATATTTGCTTTAAATACGACATGGATGCTTCCTGAGAACCCTTACGTCTCACATCAAGGTATTCATGAACTTGTTAAAACGTTAAGAAGCACACGTACTTACGGTTCAGCGGCTTTAGAATTCGCCTTTGTTGCTGAAGGGGTTATAGATGGCTATTTGACGATGACCTTGATGCCATGGGATATTGCAGCGGGAATGGTTATTCTTAAAGAAGTAGGAGGCACAGTCACAACTGCGGATGGTCAAGAAGTAGACATGCTCAACAAGACAACGATATTAGCGTGTCATCCTATGCTTCACGAAGAAGTGCTTGAAACCTTTGTCGATTTGAAGGAATAA
- a CDS encoding YhcN/YlaJ family sporulation lipoprotein, which yields MKITMLIIGLLLLSACQQTGEKQLLQEREGNDSKMQYVTDSDPVEEPDKSNQQTARHLAKLAVEVPGVHDATAVVLGSYVAVGIDVDKDLDRSRVGVIKFSVAEALKHDPYGKEAVVIADADGVERLRGIGEKAAEGHPIRAITEELSHIVGRYMPEAPIEDQPAPPDANKQTIPKEEKEKLEQIEEKQSKEN from the coding sequence ATGAAAATCACAATGTTAATTATAGGTCTGCTCCTGTTGTCTGCATGTCAGCAAACAGGGGAGAAACAGTTACTTCAAGAGCGCGAAGGCAACGATTCTAAAATGCAGTATGTAACCGACTCTGATCCAGTTGAAGAACCTGATAAATCAAACCAACAGACAGCAAGGCATTTAGCCAAGCTAGCTGTAGAAGTTCCTGGAGTTCACGACGCAACTGCTGTTGTGCTGGGATCTTACGTGGCCGTCGGGATTGATGTAGATAAAGACTTGGATAGATCTCGAGTTGGTGTCATTAAGTTCTCGGTGGCTGAAGCTCTAAAGCATGATCCTTATGGCAAGGAAGCCGTTGTCATTGCAGATGCAGATGGTGTAGAACGTCTCCGCGGAATTGGAGAAAAAGCGGCGGAAGGACATCCTATAAGAGCTATCACAGAGGAACTTAGTCATATTGTTGGTCGTTATATGCCAGAAGCTCCCATCGAAGATCAACCTGCACCGCCTGACGCAAACAAGCAGACTATTCCTAAAGAAGAAAAAGAAAAACTAGAACAGATTGAAGAAAAGCAATCCAAGGAAAATTAA
- a CDS encoding YlaI family protein yields the protein MRVKCVLCDRIEKIDSYCLQAKRLRNRRIHTYMCPSCHDRIGENTKKRLNTGHFRFNRERKREKHLS from the coding sequence ATGCGTGTAAAGTGCGTGCTGTGCGACAGAATTGAAAAAATAGACAGCTATTGTTTACAAGCGAAAAGATTAAGAAACCGCAGGATCCACACGTACATGTGTCCATCCTGTCATGATCGCATTGGCGAAAACACTAAAAAACGGCTAAACACAGGCCATTTCCGTTTTAACCGGGAAAGAAAACGCGAAAAACATTTATCATAA
- a CDS encoding DUF5325 family protein, with translation MNLLDNFNWNMFLLAICVILSFSFVGFALGQQTFWLAGLLLIAGFAIMGFGLAKKRKQQNA, from the coding sequence GTGAACCTTTTGGACAATTTTAATTGGAATATGTTTTTACTTGCCATTTGCGTAATTTTATCTTTTTCATTTGTCGGCTTCGCACTTGGCCAGCAGACCTTCTGGCTTGCCGGTTTACTTTTAATTGCAGGCTTTGCCATTATGGGCTTCGGTCTAGCAAAAAAAAGAAAACAACAAAACGCATAG
- a CDS encoding DUF1507 family protein: protein MLSDVAVDHREKAYALLKADADKILRLIKVQMDNLTMPQCPLYEEVLDTQMFGLSREIHFAVRLHLISEEEGKSILDNLEKQLNVLHEAAQNS, encoded by the coding sequence ATGTTGTCTGATGTGGCTGTGGATCATCGTGAAAAGGCCTATGCCCTTCTAAAAGCTGATGCTGATAAAATTTTACGTCTAATAAAAGTACAAATGGACAACTTGACTATGCCTCAATGTCCTTTATATGAGGAAGTTCTGGATACACAAATGTTTGGGTTGTCACGCGAGATACATTTTGCTGTGCGCTTGCACTTAATCAGTGAAGAAGAAGGCAAATCAATACTAGATAACTTAGAAAAACAACTCAATGTCTTACATGAAGCCGCTCAAAATTCGTGA
- the glsA gene encoding glutaminase A codes for MRKKLTTEILEEWLENVRPYAYDGQVADYIPALSKQHPEDLAVAIYYLDGECIHAGKVETCFTLQSISKVIALALALIDNGEDYVFGHVGMEPTGDPFHSIYRLEQHRPSKPLNPMINAGALAVSNMIHGVTPDEKVGRLLSFIHEMTDDHSISFNREVAFSEFETAFLNRSLLYYLKQHKVVTGSVEETLDAYTKQCSIELNVMHLSKIGALFANDGKDLNSGRQIIPKHFARICKTFMVTCGMYDASGAFAIKVGIPAKSGVSGGVMGSVNGFGGIAVYGPALDPKGNSVVGLKLIEMLSNRYDLSIF; via the coding sequence ATGAGAAAAAAATTAACAACAGAAATCCTTGAAGAATGGCTTGAGAATGTTAGACCATATGCTTATGATGGTCAAGTTGCTGATTACATCCCAGCATTGTCTAAGCAGCACCCTGAAGATTTGGCTGTAGCGATATATTATCTAGATGGAGAGTGTATCCACGCAGGGAAGGTGGAGACCTGCTTTACACTGCAGAGTATTTCAAAGGTCATTGCTCTTGCATTGGCACTAATCGATAACGGTGAGGATTATGTTTTCGGCCATGTAGGAATGGAGCCGACAGGAGATCCCTTTCATTCGATTTACCGTTTGGAGCAGCACCGTCCCTCCAAACCTTTAAATCCGATGATTAATGCTGGTGCTCTTGCCGTGTCGAATATGATCCATGGCGTTACACCCGACGAGAAGGTTGGGAGGTTACTGAGTTTCATTCACGAAATGACGGACGATCATTCGATAAGTTTTAACCGGGAGGTAGCTTTTTCAGAATTTGAGACTGCTTTTTTAAATCGGTCCTTACTTTATTATTTAAAGCAGCATAAAGTTGTAACAGGCAGTGTCGAAGAAACATTAGATGCCTATACAAAACAGTGTTCGATCGAATTAAATGTAATGCATCTCTCAAAAATTGGTGCGTTGTTTGCTAATGATGGGAAGGACTTGAATTCAGGCAGGCAAATTATACCTAAGCATTTTGCGAGAATTTGTAAGACATTTATGGTTACATGCGGAATGTATGATGCATCAGGTGCATTCGCCATTAAAGTTGGCATCCCAGCGAAAAGCGGGGTATCGGGCGGCGTCATGGGTTCGGTGAATGGATTTGGTGGCATTGCGGTCTATGGACCTGCACTAGATCCAAAAGGAAATAGTGTGGTCGGATTGAAGTTGATTGAGATGCTGTCGAATCGCTACGACCTTTCGATATTTTAG
- the coxB gene encoding cytochrome c oxidase subunit II produces the protein MRGWMRKFRSLILFGALTLILSGCGVDNISALKPEGYGSDLIFDLMMISIAIMLFVFVIVMAIYTFVLIRYRQKKGQEDFIPKQTEGNKALEIIWTVIPIILLLVLAVPTVQATFDLADKSGQTDEDALTIEVTGNQYWWHFNYAGQEISTSQDLYIPTGERVYLDMKSSDVIHSFWVPSIAGKMDTNPGENVNTMYLEAYEEGVYWGQCAELCGPSHSLMDFKVIAVSPEKFDQWKEDMQNIDPEAQPETASAQEGQELFQNNCMSCHAIGSAAAGVGPNLSNFGNRTMIAGILDPTKENLVDWITNPDEIKPGNQMPADLVSEEEASKIADYLLQLDHSEVTPESAGGNSNEGNNE, from the coding sequence ATGAGAGGTTGGATGCGAAAATTCCGTTCCTTAATCTTGTTCGGTGCATTAACTCTCATCCTATCAGGGTGTGGAGTTGATAACATTAGTGCACTTAAGCCAGAAGGATACGGGTCCGATTTAATATTTGATCTTATGATGATCAGTATTGCGATAATGCTTTTTGTATTCGTTATCGTTATGGCGATTTACACGTTTGTACTTATTCGATATCGTCAAAAAAAGGGGCAGGAAGATTTTATCCCTAAACAAACAGAAGGAAATAAAGCCTTAGAAATAATTTGGACAGTTATCCCAATTATTTTACTTCTAGTACTGGCTGTTCCGACTGTTCAGGCGACTTTTGATTTAGCAGACAAATCTGGTCAAACTGATGAAGATGCTTTGACTATTGAAGTAACTGGAAATCAATACTGGTGGCATTTTAATTATGCTGGTCAAGAAATATCTACAAGCCAGGATCTTTATATACCAACTGGCGAACGCGTATACTTAGACATGAAATCGAGTGATGTGATTCACTCATTCTGGGTTCCGTCGATAGCTGGGAAGATGGATACTAACCCAGGGGAGAACGTTAACACAATGTACTTAGAAGCCTATGAAGAGGGCGTATACTGGGGACAGTGTGCTGAACTTTGCGGGCCTTCCCACTCATTAATGGACTTCAAAGTAATAGCAGTAAGTCCAGAGAAATTTGATCAGTGGAAAGAAGACATGCAAAATATCGATCCTGAGGCACAACCTGAAACGGCCTCTGCTCAAGAAGGTCAAGAATTGTTCCAAAACAACTGTATGAGCTGTCATGCGATTGGAAGCGCGGCCGCAGGTGTAGGTCCTAATTTAAGTAATTTTGGCAACCGTACGATGATTGCAGGCATTCTTGATCCAACAAAAGAAAATTTAGTGGATTGGATTACTAATCCAGACGAAATTAAGCCTGGCAACCAAATGCCGGCAGACTTAGTTTCGGAAGAGGAAGCAAGTAAAATCGCAGATTATCTTCTGCAATTAGACCATTCTGAAGTTACTCCTGAATCTGCAGGTGGAAATAGTAACGAAGGTAACAACGAATAA
- a CDS encoding YlaH-like family protein gives MTDMSTLAVPADLWPIADFFFRGLGSEINMNNEAEVAALFRSFFLLYLTTVILAIITFKLGFAKKLPIAKAAVVYAVLVIGTFILTLILGLNLPIAESLLVAALILAVYRVRLHKEREGRQES, from the coding sequence ATGACAGATATGTCTACATTAGCTGTGCCTGCAGATTTATGGCCAATTGCTGATTTCTTTTTTAGAGGACTTGGAAGTGAAATAAATATGAATAACGAAGCGGAAGTTGCGGCATTGTTTCGTTCGTTTTTTCTATTATATTTAACCACAGTTATTCTTGCGATTATTACGTTTAAGCTTGGTTTTGCTAAGAAGCTGCCGATTGCTAAGGCGGCTGTTGTTTACGCCGTACTTGTTATAGGTACATTTATACTTACGCTAATTTTGGGTTTAAATTTACCGATCGCTGAAAGTTTACTTGTAGCTGCATTAATATTGGCAGTCTATCGTGTTCGTCTTCACAAAGAACGGGAAGGTCGTCAAGAAAGTTAA
- a CDS encoding UPF0223 family protein — translation MSYSYPIDETYWSKEEIIDVVNFYSMVEQAYEASVKQDELLLAYTRFKQIVPSKSEEKQLCGQFEKESGYSCYRTVKQARSAASGEKINMK, via the coding sequence GTGAGTTATAGTTATCCAATTGATGAGACTTACTGGTCAAAGGAAGAAATTATAGACGTGGTTAACTTTTACTCAATGGTAGAGCAGGCTTATGAGGCTAGTGTGAAACAGGATGAGTTATTGCTTGCCTACACGAGGTTTAAACAAATCGTTCCATCAAAAAGTGAAGAAAAGCAGCTTTGCGGTCAATTTGAAAAAGAATCAGGATATTCCTGTTACCGCACCGTTAAACAGGCCAGGTCAGCTGCTTCAGGTGAAAAAATTAACATGAAATAG
- a CDS encoding YktB family protein produces the protein MSDFTGFTQGDFDVFAISGLEARMEALREQLSPKLDAIACELAPDLTAMTGDEMFVHVAKHARRTTNPPNDTWAALASSKRGYKKLPHFQIGLWESHVFIWFAVIYESPIKESFAQTLLKNKKEIRSMIPDHFVWSIDHTKPEAFIQEEISDQSFDEMFERLQNVKKAEILCGINLNRDDERLKDPDSFLELCRETFQTLEPLYRYAKSV, from the coding sequence ATGAGTGATTTTACAGGATTTACACAAGGAGACTTTGATGTGTTTGCTATATCAGGTCTTGAAGCAAGGATGGAGGCGTTAAGAGAACAACTCTCCCCTAAGTTAGATGCCATTGCTTGTGAGCTAGCCCCTGACCTTACCGCAATGACAGGAGATGAAATGTTCGTTCACGTTGCAAAGCATGCAAGAAGGACAACCAATCCTCCAAATGATACATGGGCTGCATTAGCTTCAAGTAAACGTGGGTATAAGAAACTGCCCCATTTCCAAATAGGATTATGGGAAAGCCATGTCTTTATTTGGTTTGCCGTTATTTATGAAAGTCCAATAAAAGAATCGTTTGCGCAAACATTGTTAAAAAACAAGAAAGAAATTCGTTCAATGATCCCGGATCACTTCGTTTGGTCGATTGATCACACGAAGCCAGAGGCATTCATTCAAGAGGAAATATCCGATCAATCATTTGACGAAATGTTTGAACGGCTGCAGAATGTTAAAAAAGCTGAAATTCTTTGTGGTATAAACTTAAACAGAGACGATGAACGCTTAAAGGATCCTGATTCCTTTTTAGAGTTATGCCGGGAAACTTTTCAAACTTTAGAGCCACTCTATCGTTACGCTAAGTCTGTTTAA
- a CDS encoding NAD(P)H-dependent flavin oxidoreductase encodes MEWKNRVTETLGVTYPIIQGGLAHLAYAELAAAVSNAGGLGQITAMSMDNAAELRGEIHKLRKMTKKPFGVNFAIGQHGRPFEEMVQAAIDEEVPVISITGGNPKPVIDMVRDKPIKVLVLVAAKRQAEKAEELGADAVMVVGYEGGGHLGRGDTSTLILTPQVVESVSIPVIASGGISDGKGLMAALALGAEGIEMGTRFIATKECSHANETYKQALVKSNEGSTVVIKRSLGTPARALKNPWTDQILELEKSQPGYEVLKSYISGEANKRFIHSGEEDGFAWAGQVAARINDVPSVAELMNRIITESETIRTAWSK; translated from the coding sequence ATGGAGTGGAAAAATCGTGTAACGGAAACGTTGGGGGTTACCTACCCTATTATTCAGGGAGGGCTTGCGCACTTAGCTTATGCGGAATTAGCTGCAGCAGTTTCGAATGCCGGGGGACTTGGTCAAATTACAGCAATGAGTATGGATAATGCAGCAGAACTTCGTGGGGAAATACATAAACTTAGAAAAATGACAAAAAAGCCATTTGGTGTCAATTTCGCTATTGGTCAGCACGGGAGGCCTTTTGAGGAAATGGTTCAGGCAGCAATAGATGAGGAAGTACCGGTTATATCAATTACAGGCGGGAATCCTAAACCTGTGATTGATATGGTGAGAGATAAACCGATTAAAGTACTCGTATTAGTAGCGGCCAAAAGACAGGCTGAAAAAGCTGAAGAACTTGGGGCTGATGCTGTTATGGTGGTAGGCTATGAGGGTGGCGGCCATCTCGGCAGAGGAGACACTAGTACGTTAATTTTAACTCCGCAAGTCGTTGAGTCTGTATCGATTCCCGTCATTGCTTCAGGAGGTATTAGTGATGGCAAAGGACTGATGGCTGCTTTAGCTTTAGGTGCTGAGGGGATTGAAATGGGGACGCGCTTTATTGCAACTAAGGAATGCAGTCATGCCAATGAAACATATAAACAGGCTCTCGTTAAATCCAATGAAGGCTCAACTGTTGTGATTAAGCGTTCACTCGGAACTCCAGCGCGTGCTTTGAAAAACCCATGGACAGATCAAATTCTCGAGTTAGAGAAAAGTCAACCTGGCTATGAGGTGCTAAAATCCTACATTAGTGGGGAAGCGAATAAGCGGTTTATTCATAGTGGCGAAGAAGATGGCTTTGCTTGGGCTGGTCAAGTTGCAGCTCGTATTAACGATGTTCCATCAGTAGCAGAATTAATGAATCGAATCATAACTGAATCGGAAACTATTCGGACAGCTTGGTCTAAATAA